AGGATTGTGGTGTTGAAACATTGTAGTTCTTTTAAGATTTTACTAAAGTGGAGGggttatttttgtgattttgtAGATACAcaagtgtaattaattattttgagttatattttttttaatgacatTTGGAATTTCCTAAAAAATTGATTCaccataatataaaaataaatgaggAAAAGTATCATGAAATTCTCCATATGTGATATATTTAGTACGTGTTTTTAATAATGTTCATTTgatactttttattttaaaattgtacatATTAATTTGaccaaataatttttggttatatataattattaataattaaatttgaatttaaaatttataaattaaaaaataatttaattgtatTGAAAAAATTTGGTAGTCTAAAGTTAATTAATACACAAGATTTTGAGCCAATATTTAGTAAGGGTATACGTCGGTCGGTTTAGTAAAgttgtaatatatttttaccAACCCAATATAAATATTGAATTACAAATATTCAATTGTAACCTGTccaattaaaaattagaaaaagtttGACACACCCAATAATTTCGTTAGTTTGGTCGGATTAACTCGTCCAAACCgttctacactttttttttataattattattcttagtttctaattcaaaaaataaaatttacaagaataaaaatacattattcatatttcaagttaaaaaaatactatagtctaaattaattttaaaaattataatagaaaataaatataattgagtaaacatgaaataattgaataaaataattaataaaaaaaaagtaataatattatatagatTTTAAACTTCAATATCCAAATACAATgaaaattattaactataaagtttaaatcttaagttaaacactaaaatgtctaaattttaattacaaaatagtttgactaataaatataatttatgtaatatattatatgcacttttattaaaaaatatattaatcggTTTAATTCGGTTTATTCGAGTTAATTAAGcggtttagaataatttgtaaaccaCCATATATTTATTAGGCGGTTTGGATTTTCATTGTACTATTTAGGTTGTATTTTTTGTCGGTTTATTCAGTTTAATTTGGACGGTTTATTCGAATGGGGCGGTTTGTAAATTTTGTTGAACATTCCTACTATTTAGATAAAGTAAAGTACCAAGTGAACActcttatttattaaaaaaacaattgtACATGAAACTGAAACCATATGTAGATAAAGTAAAAGGTACCAAATAAACACTCATATTTATTAAAAAGCAATTGTACATGAAACTGAAACCAGTAACTGCAGCTTGAAGCTAGCTGAGAGTTATTGTAATGGACAAAAATAGTTTATAGGTTGGTAAATTACAAAACTTCAATGGCAGTGGCATAAAAAGAAGTTCAAACACCTTAATTAAGGTGGAGAATCCAAGAGTTGTAGCTTCCAACAAACAAAGTCAAATGGTGTTTCATTAAATTCATATGTTGTAGTTACCAAAATTTAAACAGTATTTCATATCCCAACCTAGCAGCAGCTAATGAATGTATCAATAATACTTAAAACATTATAGTTGTAAGTAGAGCATTGCTATTCGCACTAGTGATGCCTATCACCCTTAAGATGTGTCGTCTtacgattggctagcgatactccctaaaagttattatattaaactatatgggaccTGATACTTAATTAGACTAATAGCAATATTGACACGTAAGAGAGTGATTGGCACTACTGGtgtcttttagcatttctcttgtAAATAAGTGTGTATCGAACTAGGCTGGTTagtattttgaaaaatctttaaatatGGGTGGTATTGTTGTATTAACTAAAAAAAGTTAGAATCTATTGTATCaggttaatatatatattaagttgaTGTTACGTGCAATACAcgtaaaattagttttttttgtttaattaagtAATATTAAATGCAATatatgtatgtttaatttttttaattaggtaatatatttttatttttttaatttttaaaataagatttaagATTTTGAtctttgagaattttttttagctATTGCAGCTACATTGATGTGTTCTTTTTTTTGGTGGAAAGGGGGGTGCGAAGCACCCATTCAATAAAAAAACAGAGCTAGTACAGAACAGAAGGGCATTAAAGGAACCCCCAAAAAAAACTGAAGAAACTAACAATAGAGAAACTAGGAAAGAAAAACAACAGAGAGCCAACAGGTCTCAAGTTACagacaaaaaaacaaagaaaaacatTATAAAGGAAACACTGAAAAAGAGGCAATCCAAGCACGGAAGTGCAGGACTGAACCCTACAGACACAAACTTCATGAACTACGGACAGAAAACTACCCTGGGTCTGGCCACCATTCCTTGTAGTCTTCGAAGACCTTTGGATCCATGGAAGAGACCTGAATATTCCCAATAGCAGAGTTGATTTTAGCCCATTTTGCATCATTATGTGCCATGAAATTCTCCTTCCTGTTGATCTTTTGGACACTCCAGTTCGCAAATTGGGCAGTTAACATTTGAAAATGTGTGGAAACTCCTTCTAAGTTAATGTTATGATGGGTACCATGAGCTTTGAGAATGTTGGACACAGCACAAACATTATCGCAAAAGAAGTTCACTGAACTGTAATTCGATTGAGTTGCATGCTTAGCTGCACTCAACAACATTGAAGCTTCGGCTAGAGCAGGGTCTGTCACTGGGAAGCGATCTGTAACAACGCTACAGATTCGATTCATTGAGTCTCTGAACACTGCTGCACCGAAGGAATGATTTGAATCAATATTCACATCAGAGCAGCAGTTTAGCCACCCTGATGGTGGAGTAAGAACAGATGCTGCTGTAGTCGCTGGTTGATCCATTTTGCAAGCTAGATGATCGTTGAGGCGCATACTAGCAATACTCATTGCCTTGGAAATTTGGAGGAGATGGCCACCATGAATAACTTCATTTCTCACTTTCCAAATGACGTCGAAGATGCACAGTGCACCCGTCATGAAATCATTAAAGCTGAGAGTAGCAGGTCTGTTTCTGTTGCACTCGAACCAATTCGTCCATTCTTCCCAATTTCTGAAGTTACGGATATCAGTTCTAATACCCCAGCAGCAGCCAAACCAAAGGGCTGAGGCGTAGTCACAATTCCAAAGCAGGTGTAAGGACGATTCACTCTCTTTATCGCAAATTGGACATAGAGTTGAAGGCAAGTTGAAGGCCTGATCAATTTTTTCACGGGTAGGGAGAGCGTTACTCATAATGTGCCACCACAACACCTTCAGTCTGACATGGATGGGATTATTCCAAATGAGTTTCCAAGTCCTCTGAGGAGAGTCAGCACATCTCCGTTTAGTGATCAAATGGTGGGCtgatttaattgaaaaaattccaTTGCTCTCTCCTAACCATCTCCACGAGTCATTTTGTTTGGTGGCCGGGAGGCCAATGTTTAGGATGGTTCTTGCATCTGCAATATCAAACCATTGTCGGACCCTACGAACATTCTAAGATTGGTCATCGTTGATGAAGAAACTAACTAAATTTGCACCTTAAGTGGCATCCAGGAGCGGGGCAGGCTGGATATTACCCGATGGCACCCAAGGGTCGAACCAGATGGATGTTGAACTTCCATCACCAATTCTCCGACACAATCCCTGCCATAATTGAGGTCTGGAATTGAGGATCGCTTTCCACATCCTAGAGTCTGAACCTTTGATTTGAACATCCCAAAAAGTAGAGCCTTTTAGGTACTTATCTTTTATAGATTGACACCATAGACTTGACGGCTCAGCCACCATTTTCCATCCCCACTTTAGAATAAATGCCTTGTTAATGTCCTTTGTTTGTCTAAAGCCAAGACCCCCGTGTAGTTTTGACTTACAGAGGCTACCCCAGTCAATGGTATGGACTGTTTTTCTTGACTCAGAATCTCCCCACCAAAAGCATCTCAAACTACGATCAATGGCGTTAGCAATGCTGGAAGGGATCACTTCCGAAGAGGCAGCGTAGACAGCAAGAGAGTTGCCAACGGATTGGATCAAACACGCCCTTCCTGCCTTGGATAACAACCGAGCCTTCCAACCTTCGATGCGCCGATGGACCTTAGACACAAGGAATTTCAGGTCACGAGAACGCTGCCGAGACTTGAAGAGAGGCAGACCAAGGTACTGGGCTTCCTCCTTCATCCTTTTCATACCCAGTTTATTAGCAATTGCATCCGCTCGATTTCTTGGGACACCTTTCGAGAAATGGATCGTAGATTTTTGGTAATTCACGGATTGGCCCGACCACGAGCAATAGGTCTCTAAGCATTGCATGAAGGCACCCGCTTCTTTTAAAGATGCTTGACCGAAAAGCATTACATCGTCAGCAAACATGAGGTGAGTGATTGGGGTGGCTGCTCTAGATGTCTTGAAACCCTTAATCTTCCCCTGGAGGTTAAACTTAGTAAATAATCGAGAAACGAGATCAACTGCAAGGATGAATAAGGCTGGAGACAACAGGTCTCCCTGTCTAAGGCCACAAAAGGGAGCAAAGCGCCCTTGATTGACCCCGTTAATCAACAGGTTGAGTCTTTTAGTTTGGATACAGCTACTTATCCATTggagcaaaggagtttcaataCCATGAAATTGCAGAGATTCGAGGATAAAGTCCCAATCCATTTTGTCGAACGCCTTTTCCATGTCCAATTTGATCATCATAAAACCTTTTGATCCCTTCTTCTTTGACATAGAGTGGACAATTTCCTGGGCCATCGCAATGTTCTCTCAGATTGATCTCCCTTTGATAAAAGCAGTTTGAGCAGGAGTGATTATATGGGGCAGGATCGGCCTAAGACGCAAGGCCAAGATCTTAGAGATACATTTATACACGACGTTACATAGAACAATGGGGCGAAAGTCGTTAACAGTCACCGGATTATCCTTCTTGGGAATGAGCACTAGGTTGGTGTCGTTTATAAAGTCAGGGAGCTTCGCCGTGGCAAAGAAGTACTGCATCATAGCCATAAGATCTCCTCTAATAGTATCCCAGTGAGTCTTGAAGAAGGCAGCAGGGAGTCCATCAGGCCCAGGGGCTCTGTCAGGTCCCATGGCCTTGAGCGCATTATAGACTTCCTCCTCATTTGGAGTGTGATAAAGATCCTCCCCCAGATGAGAATTCAATCCAGCAAAATGCCACTCAAAGTCTCCCAAACATGAACGGTTCTGAGTTTTCGAGAAGATCTTACTGAATTTGTTTATAAAAACCGTGGCTATATCTTTTGGTTCTTCAAATGAATCACCCTGTTCATTTTTCAATGATTGGATATAGTTACGCCTCCTCCGAGTTACCGTACTTGCCATAAAGAATTTAGTTGCACGGTCTCCCTCCTTCAACCAAGACACTCTCGATTTTTGGCGCCAAAACGTTTCTTCTCTTGCTAAAGCCTCATTTAGAGTCGCCCGGGCTTCAGAGTGAGTTGCTTCATCAACTAGATTAGTGCTTTCTAACTCCAAAAGTCTAGTACGAGCCTCTGAAATCTGAGTGGAAAGTTTTCGAAAGTGAGAAAAGTTCCACTTCCGTAAATGATCTTTAGTAGCTTTGAGTTTGTGATACATGTTAACCATAGGGTTTTCATGAGGGTGCAACATCCACGCATTTTTGACGACCCAGAAGATTCTAGGGTCACGATCCCACATCAATTCGTATTTAAATTGAGGTTTGGTGCAATGTCTTCCACCGCAAGTGTCCAAGAGAATGGGAGAGTGATCCGAACTTGACGCTGTAAGGTGGCTCACAATAGCATTAGGCCTGGCGAGTCTCCACTCAACATTTGCCAAAGCCCTGTCAAGTCTGGCTCTCTTTAAGCTGCTGCCCCCTGTCGAACTCGAACCCTTTTTGAACCATGTGAATTTAGTCCCAAGGAAGCAAGGGTCGATAAGCCCTGAACTTTGCACCGCCCTTCTAAGATCAAACGAGTATCTTGCAATATTACACGTCCTGGAGTAGTTGAGGCAATCACTATCCTTAAGAGTACCGCTAAGATCACCCATCAGCACAACCCGGAGGTGACAATTACTAACATAGTCTCCCACATCAGTCCAGAAGGCTTCTTTATCCGCGTAGACAGGCGGTCCATAAATTCCCATGAAGATCCAAGGTTTACTCGGGGGGTCCGAAGAAATACACGCAGTTATTCTAAACTTATCCGCACTTTCAATTTTGCAATCAACACCTTTCATCCAACACATGACAAGGCCTCCAGCGGTACCAACTGGAGGGACATagaaaaaatttcgaaatgaaTCTTTGACATAAAAGTTTTTAGCTTCCCTTCCTGTAATCTGACTTCTGATAACACAAGTAATTCGGGATTCGACTTCCGGATTAAATCCTTCAGTTGTCGAACTATCGCTGCATTCCCGAGACCACGACAGTTCCAAGCGATTGCTTTCATAATGCTTCGGGGGACTTTTCTGGGCAAGTCTCCACAGCCCCAAAACAAAAAACCTGGCTTGGTTTGAGTCCCTCGTCGTCATTCTGTTCTTTCACTTCTTCAATTACACACGAAGAGCTTGGTTTCGAACTACAATCAACAATGACAAAATGATTGTTTAGGTCTACCTTTAAATCGAAAGTGTTTTTATCCCAGCATGAAACAATTGAAGCATGTCTCTTCCTTGAAGCAATGGACGATTTTCTtttgagagattgagttttaggGTCGAGGATGCCCTCCGATTTTCTTGGTCTTCCTCTACGTTTTATTCCAGACTGGGGACTCAGGTTAGCTGAATCAAGAATTGACTTTCCTGAATCTTTGAGAGCTGGTCTTCCTCTTTTCCTTCTCTGAATAATAGTGTCTGAGGAGCCTGGGGAATAAGAGCTAACCGCTCGAGATGTCGTAGGATCCACCTTAGGGTCGTTTGACTGAGAGGGAGACAGGGCTTGCGTTTCATTCAAAGATGGCGATGGAGACTGTGTATTAGGGCTAATCATTGGGCCCAATGCAGGCTTGTTTATGTTATTCGGGTCAATGAAAACACCCTCAAGGGCTTTACGTTTTTTAGGCCCAAAGTCAGACTCTAGGGACCTAAAATCCTCAATGCCCAAGATAGGGTTGAAGAGAGAGGGCTCCGTCATGAATTTGTCCACAGTACCAAGGCCCGTAAGAGTTTTGAAGCCCAGATTCCATAAGTCATTCGAGGGCCACTGAATGGGTTGGGCTTGAGAGCCCAGCAGGGCTGAATAAGACCCCATACGATCTTTGAAATTGATTTTACCCCTCTCTGAGTTCCCTCCAATACAGTCCGACGAAGAAAGGCAAATAGCAGGAGTCATGGAAGAGGCTTCAGTAGGTgtttgtccttctttggaaaAGTCTGGTGCTGTAGAGGAGACCAGGGTACTATCACTGCTGGTCTGCGTGGGTGAAGAGATATCACTGTCATTGACGGCAACTGATGAATCCAAATGAGGAGGGAGTGCAGGGACTTTCGGAACCACCAGGTTTGCAGTATCATCAAAGGGGCAAACCTCTCCAATTCTGGGCAGCGTGACCATCGGAAATCGACAAACTCTTTCCTCCTCCGTGGCTGGAAGTTCCTCCACAAGCTGCTCAACTAGTCTTCGCTTACCGGGAAGTTGTCGACGGGATTCTCTAGCCTCCCAGGAATCAGTAATCACCATCGATTGATTCAACTTTCATTGTTTCTTGAATTGATTGTCCACTGTAAGTCGCTTTTGAATAATCCATTCTTGAAACCATTTGGGCAAATCGGTGGAGAATGGCCGTCTAGCAGGTTCTTCATGTTTCATCCAATTCCCAAACAGAGGAAAAAAGGCGCCAGTGGAGTCTTTTGTGACCGTTGGAGGTTTAAAGCAGAATTTTTGATCATGTGAGATGACTCCACATTTGAGGcagagtttaggtagtttttcatatttatacTGAATCCATAAATCTTTAATGGCTTCCCTTTTCATGTAGAAACCTGAGAATAAAGGTTTGTCGATGTCAATAGTTGCTCGAAAACGCACTATTCCCATTCCAAATGACCCTCTCTCGAAATCAATGTATCTTGGGAGTTTGTAGTTTGGGGAAACTTTACTGGCCAACTCCTCAAGGTTGGTTTTATTCCAGTAGAATGGGGGGATTCCACTTAGTCTTACCCAAAATGGTGATTTATCAAAGATGACCTCCGAAAGGGCAAGCCATGATGGCCAGGGCATGATTACCAGGAGGGAACCACAAATGATCCACGGTCGTCTCTACAGAACATTCCAAGCATCTTCTTTTGTCGCAAAAGAGAAGTGGAGAATCCCATCCTCATCTTCTTTCCAGCTCCAACCTTTGAAGGAAGCCCATGCTCTCTTCAAAGTGTTCGCAATGGCAGTTCTGCCGAGTTTTCCTTTACAGACAAGTTTTCCCAGTAGAATTTTACCTTGAGGTTCTTGATTATCCACTTCTTCTGGATCCAGTCTGAACGTGAGGTCTGAAGTGGATACTTGCACTGCTTCTTTGAAAAGATGACTCAAGgtgttattgttgggttttatgccctaaataaaactcatttcaatataatcagatttacttattaatatagatcagaaataacatttaatgttgcatggttcacatgatttatttcttgattatatgtacataatgtataaattcatctgaaacccttttcacatacttgatcctgtttattgtgccgtcaacacattggaaagtaaacatgactatgtgaataaagtttcctagatttatcagacacagggttttactgata
This Cannabis sativa cultivar Pink pepper isolate KNU-18-1 chromosome 6, ASM2916894v1, whole genome shotgun sequence DNA region includes the following protein-coding sequences:
- the LOC133039148 gene encoding uncharacterized protein LOC133039148, with product MSNALPTREKIDQAFNLPSTLCPICDKESESSLHLLWNCDYASALWFGCCWGIRTDIRNFRNWEEWTNWFECNRNRPATLSFNDFMTGALCIFDVIWKVRNEVIHGGHLLQISKAMSIASMRLNDHLACKMDQPATTAASVLTPPSGWLNCCSDVNIDSNHSFGAAVFRDSMNRICSVVTDRFPVTDPALAEASMLLSAAKHATQSNYSSVNFFCDNVCAVSNILKAHGTHHNINLEGVSTHFQMLTAQFANWSVQKINRKENFMAHNDAKWAKINSAIGNIQVSSMDPKVFEDYKEWWPDPG